TGTTCTGTAATTTGTTTTACTTCCAGATTTAATATTTTCATTTGATGAAACAAAGTTAACTTTATAATTAGCACCGTCTTTAATTTCACCGCCATTAATTACCGTAACCGCAAGTGATCCTGTTCCTAAACCTTGTGGATCAGAAAGATTGGTTATTTGTGAAGCATTATATCCCGCTGCCGGTGAATTCGGAGTAACCATCGCACAATTTATATCAATTCTTGTTATGTTGCCAGCTTCGTCAGCTTCAATAATTTTAGTTGTTTCTGTTGGAATTAATCCTTTTGTTCCCCTATCAGGATCACCCTGGTCATAAGCAACAAGCGCATAATAATAAACTTGTCCATTAACAACATCTTTATCAATATATGAATGTTGAAGCCCCGTATCATCGCCTCTCCAGAAATGAGCGCCATTTACGCCAACCGGATCAGGTCCCTTAATTCCATTTACAACATCAAATTGTGCAATAGGTTTGTAATATTTTTCACTGCCTTTTGAATCTGTTATAATTTTTACATCTTGAAATTCTGGTTCCCTACTTCTTAAAATCATATAGCCTTCAAAATCCATTTTATTTAGAAATGGATCAAAAGATTTTTCAGAAATATCATTCCAGAATAGGGAAACTTGTCCATCACCTTCAACAGCTTTTAGTGTTGGCTTATTCGGTGGACGAGAAAAATTGTAGTCAGCATTATAAATTTGTTGTACAGTTTCTTTATTGAAAACTAAATCCGCAAGATCATCACCAAAGGCTAATGCAACCGAAAATCTTTCATTGTCATTTCTTCCAAGCGGGAAAGCACCAGAGCCAAATAGAATTTGAATATTTGCATTAGCAAGAATCGTATCAAATTGGCTAATTTGAAATCTTTGGTAAATTACATCGTCATTTTTAAGCCAGATATCTTTATTACCTTTTCCAGCAAGTCTTTGAATTGCTAAACTTGTTAAACCTATTTGATCTGATTCATCTTTATCGGTTGTGTCAAAATTTGGTTCTCCGGTTGTAGGTAATCCATCACCCTCTCCTTCATCCGGTGCTTCATATTCAATATCAAAAGGTCCTAAACCATCTTTACCAACGTCACTTCTTAATGGTTCTTTTATGTCAGCATCCCAAACACCGTTTCCATTTATATCTTCAAAAGGAAGCCAGTCATTATTATTATCAATTCCATCGTTCATATCTTCATTAACCATTCCATCTTCATCATCATCAAATCCATTACTAGCATTACCCGGGCTCTGTAAAAAAGCATAACCAATTACACCGGTCTTAAATCTTTCAGACATTGGACCACCCATTGGAGGATCATTAAAAGCATAAGCAATATCAAGTGTTTTATCATAAGATGCAAAATCTCCTGAGTTTGCGTCATAATAACCACCAACACCAGTATCGCAATAAAAACCGAAATAAGTTGAATCATAACCGGCATCAGCTAAGTTATAAATATCATAATGCCAGAATATAATATCTTCAGCGAGCACATTTACCCATTGCAATCCTCTAATTTCTACTCTGATTCCTAAACCTCCTCTATCAGGCATAGATGCAATTGGGAAATATGAATATGGAGGACGAGTATATTCACGATCTTTTGAATCATCTATTACATAAAATGTTTCTTCATCTGCATTTGCTTTTTTTCCAAAATAACCATACCAAAATCCATCCCAAGTATCATCAACTAGCGGTAAGGCACGAGACCAAGAAGGAGGCCAAGTTTTAGCATTAGTACTAATTGCTGGCGATTCGCTGGAAGGATTAACATAACCAGGAACAGGTCTTGTTACCCATTCTTCATTTGTAACGGGATCTTTATCAACTTCTTCTCTGTAAGCGCCTTCTGCAGGATGAATTACATTATTATTACCAGGTGCAACTGTTCGAGCAGTTACAATTGGTGTGCATCCATCTATATAACTATGCTTACTTCCTTTAGGCCACTCACCAGAGTTAGTAATAGCTGCACCATCTACCCAATAACCAAGTTCTCCAGTATTTTCAAAAACCGAACGAACCAAATTACCTTGAAGTACTCCTCTCTTTTTGTATAATTTATTTCCAAGCGGTTCGTTTCTATATTTATCATATTGTTGCTCAGCAGATTGACCATAAACTAAACTTGATAAAACAAATATGATTAGTAAATTAAATTTCCATTTAAACATTCCGAACTCCTTTTATTAAAAACCTACGCTAAATCCAATTCTTACTTGTCTTGGAGCAGAGTAATCATTTGGATTGAGTAAATATTCATCAATAGTATTTAATCCGTAAATTATTCCTGTATAGTCTTCAGCACCTAAATCAATGCCGGCTCTACCGGTTGTAGCATTTACACCATATTCATTTTTAATATCAAACAAATTATATACTAACAAATAGGTATTAAAGAATAAACCATAAATCTCTAAAGTTTTTGTTGCTTTTAGATCAAGATTCAATACTGTTGGTTTTCGCCCATTATTTTCGAAACGAAGTTTTTGTGTATATCTTGCATCTTCGGTATATGGCATTCCAGAACCATAATTAAAAATCATTCCAACTGTCCAATCTTTTGGATCACCAATAGTGAACGAAGCATTTAGTGTGTGATTTTGATCCCAATTTAACGGAACAACTTTTTTATTTGATTCTTTTGGTGGAAAAGTTTGTTGATTGTAAAAGTTCGTTAACGGATCCGAAGCATTTCCTTGAGCAACTTGATATGTATAATCGATTTTTGCACTAAACATATCTGCATATCTTTTATCAAGAGTCAAAACTAATCCTCTTACATTTCCATAATCTCTATTATAATAACGTCCGTAAAGATCGCCATCATAAGTTTTAATAACTTCTGTACCTAACAAATTGTTAATATCACTGTAATAAATTGAAGCATCGACCGAAATATTAGGGAAAATAACTTGTTGAACACCAAGTTCATATTTTACTGTTTTCTGAGCTTTTAATTCCGGATTTCCAATTATTGAACTAAGTGCACCTTCTACAATAACATATGCGCCATTTGTGTAAAGTACATCAAATGTAGGAATTTGGAAAAAATGTCCATATGAAAAATGAATGGCACCTTGATCAGAAATCGGGAAAGAAACTCCTAACCTTGGACTAATTTGAAATTCCGGTTGCGCTTCAATATCCCCTAATGATCCATATTTAGAAATTGTTGTTTCATGAAATAAAGGATTACTTTTTGGATTCTGAAGGTCAATTGGTAAAGTATGATTTGCATTAAAGTAATCTAATCTTATTCCTGCATTAATAATCATAATATCATATTCCATTTTGTCCTGTATATATGCAGAAAATTCAAAAGGTCTTCTTTGGAACTTTTCATTGTATTGTGTTCCTTCATTATTGTAACCAATTGTATAAACCGGCTGTTGTGTAATAGAATCAATTAAACTTTCTGTTTGATTTCTAATGTCTTTCCAATGATAGAATAATTTATACTGTGTAAATTCTGCCCCTAATTTAATTTTATGTTGTTTTGTTACTTGAGATTCCAACGCAAAAATTGCAGTATTTGTATAGGTAAATCTTTTATAACGATCTGTTTCATTTCCGCCATGCCTAAAAGTATAAGAAGATTGTGTTGATGATAAATTCGGGTCAACATAATTTGTATCTA
The nucleotide sequence above comes from Ignavibacteriota bacterium. Encoded proteins:
- a CDS encoding TonB-dependent receptor gives rise to the protein MRIDFRCIRIIYKSLYITILLTTGILYAGTTGKLSGKIFDKDTGEPVIGANILLEGTFLGAAADIEGDYYINNIPPGKYVVIVSAVGYHKTRIENVGVRIDLTTNLDVSLVPESIKIDEIVIQAEAPMITKDLTSTSAIVTSEDIKMMPVENIGQIINLQAGVVGGHFRGGRSNEVAYLVDGIPVNDVYNGQNALQVENNSVRELEVISGTFNAEYGKALSGVVNIVTKDGSSFYEGFASAYLGSYFTNHTDVFYNLNKVDLSGPKDLQFSLSGPTKLFDGLTFFMTGRYFESDGYIYGKRVYNITDQKPFIFDQNDPEGFFNIYSGNGKYVPMSPEENKSFNGKLSYGLENWKFSYSFYWDDHWNKYYNHDYRLAPDGLKNHYRTNTSNNIQISFYPTQDIFATLKLASNFNRYKGYLHENELDTNYVDPNLSSTQSSYTFRHGGNETDRYKRFTYTNTAIFALESQVTKQHKIKLGAEFTQYKLFYHWKDIRNQTESLIDSITQQPVYTIGYNNEGTQYNEKFQRRPFEFSAYIQDKMEYDIMIINAGIRLDYFNANHTLPIDLQNPKSNPLFHETTISKYGSLGDIEAQPEFQISPRLGVSFPISDQGAIHFSYGHFFQIPTFDVLYTNGAYVIVEGALSSIIGNPELKAQKTVKYELGVQQVIFPNISVDASIYYSDINNLLGTEVIKTYDGDLYGRYYNRDYGNVRGLVLTLDKRYADMFSAKIDYTYQVAQGNASDPLTNFYNQQTFPPKESNKKVVPLNWDQNHTLNASFTIGDPKDWTVGMIFNYGSGMPYTEDARYTQKLRFENNGRKPTVLNLDLKATKTLEIYGLFFNTYLLVYNLFDIKNEYGVNATTGRAGIDLGAEDYTGIIYGLNTIDEYLLNPNDYSAPRQVRIGFSVGF